The DNA segment CGTGTTCGATATTTAAATGGATGGGCAATCGACCAACAATTCGACCATATTTAGTGGAATTTattacaagtaggtaggtatgtaggaAGGTAGTAAGAAATAACTGCGTTTTCGCTACGAAAATGTAGTGTGCTTTCGACTaccaaaataatgtaaatgtaTAACATTTTCAAGTACCATAACCTTATTTAAGGACATTATTGCTTGACATTGACACGATCCTTAAGTCTTTACTTACCTTTAAAAGGATTTTGCCCTTGTTAAGGACTTTGCCTCTAATCCTGCAATAACGGTTGGTTTATGTTGTTCCGGCCttgaattacattttattttattaactttgtACAACATTACGAAGTCTTTTTATACTATTACCTAAGAACTACCTATTGTAGTGCTACAATTAATAGTAACCACAAATTTTACAGTGTACACGAGAGACTTATTTTTGTGTTGTATTTTTTTGGGATGTATAGTCCCGCTGAAGTGATTCTGCCATTTTAGGCTGTATAGTGGCCATATTAATAAGTATTCAACAAGgatttcaaattattatgtgTGACTGTACCTACACATGTTTTGAATTGGAGTCCCAAAGGAGGCTACGCTAATAAGTTCCTGGGATAAAACTGTGGAGTTGCTCCGTTGTGTGTGTTGAGGTAACTACTTACAAGAAATGTTTGGTACGCAGACAAATAATAGTGAATCTTGTTTCGGAGAACACGTTCCTGTGTCAGTGATTATGCTTAGGTATGTTAAGACAGACTGCTTTAATcaagttatttagtttttctgcaGCAGTACAGCAAATGGAGTAATGGcttgctatacagggtgttaggtaaatgggtatatgagccgacactaacccatgttaacatggtcatataaatggtatggtgaagtcagaaaattgatatcttcattttaattattttaattttcatacaaatcggattttatataaaaaaaattgtatgaaaatttaaatttcctgtgcaaataaatgaatttgaatttgaatttgaaaaaaaattaaaatgatgaaatcaaatttctgacttcaccataccatttatatgaccatgttaacatgggctagtgtcggctcatatacccatttacctaacaccctgtataggtggTTTTAGGAGGTCATGAAGTTCGCTATCCTTTTGTCGCTTTTCATGACACTTACACGGGAAGAATGAATGGCCTTATTCTGCTTTGTAACCACATGGCCAAAATTCTACTAAAAGCTGTATTCTAAAGCAATTTGGGCAATCACATCGAAGTATCATTACACGTGCGATTTATGGAGCCATTATGATACTTGTAAACAACTAGACGAGAACTCGCAAAATTGTGTCGCCGACGCAAGATAACAAATTAATCCTACGGGATGGAACTCGGTCAATAAATATAGCGCAAGTAATCATAAAGAAATTGTGGTCCAACGCCTGGGGACACTGTGTGATGGAAACACTTAGAAAAAATAGTACAGACACAGCACATCAAGGTACACATTGAGGCATCTTATGACGTTGTCATAGGtgctactttgcaacaaaaatatatagtagtctgatgtgctgtcgactgtacttacaTACAATGTCGCCAAACTTACTGAAGTCTAGATATTCTTTGTTCTTCACGTCTCTCATGACTGGAAAAATATCTCaactatttttgttatttctcGTAACTTTTGTTAAGAAGAACTTTGTAGTTTTTCGTTCGCAAttatacactcagcggcacggaatttggcccaagcctaaataaccagatatgaggccaaataggtgttgtatatctaagtttcgtgtgacatgttaacagaacatttttttttaatttaagaggctagattaatttaaaaaaatgcgtctgtttaacttttttgactctagaaacgcatttcgttgttggagcgtaaagagtacgggtaagttcaaattcaatattaaatgttgtaagggtttggcgttttgtttcttgtttttaaattaatcttagggttattctagtttccataatttgagaataatgcccattattCCAgatcaagttgctcaaataatGTTGCTTAGAAatcaagggcgtatgcagcgggagatggctgaaattttcaatttatggcgtacaaacttaggatacacgttaaaaaggcataaCCAGACCGTCTTTTAcacaagaagtggggaattaaggtgtatgtcagctcgcgatgacccgattatcgtgcttgcaatatcaagaaatcgggttttcactacgtttgagatacgccagcgtttacaaacagcaagcccagtaaatgtcagtgagcacacaataagaacaaggatggaggatcataacctgcatactcgaagaccagctcgaggaccagaacttctccgataccttcgcgaagtgcgacttacgttttctagaaaacatgcaaattggacgttagactaatggagtaaactctttatgaaaactgtctgtttgcgtagtaactcttctccgcaccttctctatacacttccacggccgtctggagctcttaaggtgactctgtaatcatcgatccatagaactttactccattagccttgcgtccaatttgcatgttctctagaaaacgtaagtcgcacttcgcgaaggtgtcggagaagttctggtcctcgagctggtcttcgagtatgcaggttatgatcctccatccttcttcttattgtgtgctcactgacattcactgggcttgctgtttgtaaacgctggcgtatctcaaacgtagtgagaacccgattgcttgatattgcaagcacgataatcgggtcatcgcgcgctgacatacaccttaattccccacttcttggtcttcttgtgtaaaaggcggtctggtcatgcctttttaacgtgtatcttaagtttgtacgccataaattgaaaatttcagccatctcccgctgcatacgctcttgacttctaagcaacattatttgagcaacttgagctggagtaatgggcattattctcaaattatggaaacgagaataaccctaatattaatttaaaaacaaaaaacaaaacgctaaccccttacaacatttaatatcgaatttaaatttACCcttactctttacgctccaacaacgaaatgcgtttctagagtcaaaaaagttaaacagacgcattttttaattaatgtagcctattaaattaacaaaaacaaatgttctgttaacatgtcacacgaaacttagacATACAACACCTagttggcctcatatctgggtgtttaggcttgggccaaattccgtgccgctgagtgtagttCTACAGACTTCTAACAGATTATACTAGAGGAATACTTACCCATTTGCGAATAACTACTTTCTATTAGGATTTGAAAACTATAAACGCACCGCAAGATATTGCCTGAACAAAAAAACAACCAACTATTTCTTCGGTGCATAATTTTCCAATATTAAATCTAGAATGTAAAATAACCAAGGCAGACGATGTCTACGGAAGGAAAATATCATTCGCTCATAGATCGGAAAAGAAAATCTTGATAAGCTATGTACCTCGATAGCTCGATGCAACACATGACTGACTTTCTCGTTCTTGaatttgacataatattaacgttccgttccaatcctacttattatattttttggaGAAGTTAGCAACATAGAACAAATACAAACCTTGGGCGTGGGATATCATTATTATACCTAAGTACAAGTAAAATGTAATTGTTAATTGTAAAGAAAAATATGGCTATTACGTTGGGCTACAATaacacaaaatattgttttaattgtcTCAAATATTTTTACAGCAATTAGCACCCAATTTACGGATAATCATAATTAACTATCTGAAATTGCTTCAAATTATTTAACATGATACCCAAATACGAAAATTAAAAGCATCACTTTGAGGAGCTTTATCTCTGCAGTCGGACGTATTTAAAGATGTTTACGAAATATTATAGTAAATTCGAAGGAATAATTTTTAACACGGGCGATGACCCGTTAAAAACGCAGAAGAATATGGTGAACTATATCCAGCAGTTTGTAGGTATTCGCAATGTATTTGGTGACGATGGAATTCGTAGTAAGTGTAACActtaacttcatcatcatcatcatttcagccataggcctcccccaatgatttccacaatggttggtggcggcctgcatccagcgcattcctgctacgtggtacgtggcctctactccagaaccttgctgccccatcggccgtcagttctgcgtactatgtgccctgcccattgccacttcagcttgctacaCTTCACTTGATCACTTTGATTTATTTGTGCTTTCGTTTCCTTTAAATTAAAAGATGCTGAAAGACTGCAATGGACAATAGGTAacattctatcttcttcttCTAGAATTCACAATACTCTCAGTATTTGCTGCCCTGCTCTTCGGAGGCGTCTTCATCTACATGGGCACCTTCAGCCAGCTGATATACCTGTCGCAGGTGTTCCCGGACAAGATCAAGAGCTTCCAGGCCATCAATTGTTGGAGCAGCACCGTAGTGCCGCTGTCGAAGTTCATCTTTATGTTCACGTCCAGGTGCAGAAGTGTTCCTAGTAGATTCGGATTACGAGCATCAATAATCTGCAAAAATTGTCAAAATGAAAGGGAGGAACACGAAAAGTAGAAAAATTTACCTTATTTTTTTAGCAGATGCTTGTAGTCTGATCCTTACTATAACTATTCCAAAAAATTAATAGTCTGCATTTCTTCCATTGTCATAAAAGTAACAAACGTGGTCTTGACAATTCATGAAACTCTCagtttcaaaaattacttacACAGACTACCTACGAGTAAACATTTGCGTTTGGCTTTCACCGGGCTATCAAAATGTTAAGATACTAAACCATATTATATAATCTTACGCAAGCAGAGCTAATTGAtgaatttacataattattattatgctttCAGCTCTCGTCTCCGAAAAATTATGGAGTTGAGTCGCGAGGGCCTTACCGCTGTCTCCGAGCACAGCTCCGCTCACAAGCAAATGTTGGCCATCCTCCGCAAAGCCCATATGGTATCCTGGCTGGTCATCCTTAACCAGTGCTTCACGCATTTTGTATACCTCATTTTGCCTGTTTTCTTCACTATTTTGAGCAATGATCGATATTTGCCGACTACGCCTGGTGACATTTATGGTAAGCAATCTTTTACACccctatttttttgtattaaattaagaccagtattaattttatgatttccaCAGGTATCTTCTCGAAGTATGAGAGCCCATATTACGAGATATCTTTTACACTCACCATTATTGCCACCTTATTCTCTGTAATCAATCAGACTGGATACATTGTGCTATTTGTCGTGCTCCTCGCTCATGAACTTGGCCATTTCTACGCCATTTGCGAGATTCTCAACGAAATCCATGGAATTGTCTACAATGAAGGTGCAAACTCGGATCCAATAAAAAACAATAGCCACAACGAAGAGAAAGAATCTTTGCAACTGATGACAACGGAACATTCAATGACGGAGATacagaaacaaaagaagatccAAGAGTTGCTGGTATTCTGTGTGAAGCACCACCAGTTCATAATGAGATTTCATGCAAAGATCGGGGATCTGTACAAGGTCATATTCGGCGCGCACTTTTTGATAATGGTGATAGTATTGGTGACGACACTGCAAACGATGAATTCTTGGGGTTTGATTAATACTGCTTTGACAGGATTGACTGCTGTGATGCCATTGGTGGTGTATTGTTTTGGTGGAGAGATGCTGATATCTTCTAGCCTAGCAATGGCCGATGCAGTGTATGCTTGCGGTTGGGAGGGCATGAGAGTGAAGCAGGCGAGGATTGTACTACTCATACTTTGTGTGGCGCAGCATCCTTTGTACTATACGGCAGCCGGAATTTTCATTATGAATAGAGAGACCTTTGGAGACGTGGCACAGGTTGTGTACAAAATATATGCAGTATTTAAATAAACGTGGAGCTACACAGAACTGCATTTACAAATACTTGGAAAATTAATAAAGAGAAGCATTCAAGGGCTTGTATTTAGATTAAATccaaatatgtatttataagaAACCTCTTAAGGGCTTATGAACGAAATAAGTACACTATTATGAGCTGTTAAATAGAATCTCTCGTTCACtgcaattaatttaataaagtgCACGTTTTTATCACAAACGGCTTTCTTTTTATTGCCAGtgcgaaaatatttttgtgagttCTTATATGACTCTGAGTCCCACCGCTGATGAGTCTTTATCTGAAATTAAATCGCCCGATGTGAACGAACCGAGTGAAACTCAGAAGTGAATTCCTTGGAGAATTTCCATAAAAGATGAATGAGGGCTTACACAGcgtaataatatttacttacataCACTTTGGTATTCTTATCTCGGGGCACAAATTACGAAATATTTTgctgaaaatattatattttttaataatattttgaaaccGCAGCTTGTGGGGAAGGGTGGCTGAATTTTTGTGTCTCTGCTTGCAAGGAAGAATTACGTTTTCACGAAAAATACTGTACGGATTTCACACAATTTTACAGAAACGAAGTTTTCAAAATAAGATTTTTATAAACATAAAGCTCAATTTAGTGAAATCGTCGACATAATAACGCATGTATACTTATTTGAAGTGTGTCACGTGGTTAAAATAATGTTCGGGAATTAGGTACAAAGTatcacaaaatacattgtgGTTGAGGAAGGCACACGTGTGCGGACCATTTTATCTTTAAAACCACTCTGCCCCGATGCCTGTGGGCGAACATTGTCGCCGATATTGCAACAAGATTGCAATTTGGCTGTATATTGGCTTTATAACTACGAAAGTAACCAGctaaagtatttaaaattaatatggaACTTGATATGACTGAAATAAGTGCTACGAAATTTTCGCAGCATTGAACATCGCTAATTCGTAGTCACTTACTGTAACACAGACTTCGGTTATTTATTATTCTCAATAAAATTTAAGTCCTATTGCGtattacaaatgcgaaagtttttATGGATGTCTggttgtttgttactctttcacacaaaaactgctgaacggattgtgatgaaactttacagtattattttttataatccagaataacatattaacatgttgctataatttataacgctctgtgatcaaaataaattttacgccggtgaagccgcgggcaaaagctagttataataTAAAACTCAGACAGTTACATTCCGTTATAAATAGACGGAGCGCTGACGAGCGGAATTAAGGCATAACATCTTTATCGTCCGTGTAACTGAACAATTAAATTACTTCCCCTAGtagcttatttttaattaaattatctggAAGTTCCCGCGTCTCCCAACGCTGTACTGTTTAAATAAGCTTTGAAAATACAGTCCTTTTAAAGTACATTATTAAACTTTTACTAATAGAATCATGATTTAGACATGTAGACAGGTGGagagacgacctcataaaggtagcaagaaggcgctagatgcaggccgctaccaaccagtcaatctggaaattattgggggaggcctatgtttagcagtggacgtccttggctaaaatgatgacgaTCTAAATATAAGGATAATAATGGAATGAGGAGAGGTCTTATTTAACGGCTTCTAAGTTGATGAGTTAGTTGGGtggttttttactttgttaAGGGTGCAATAAAGAATAAATGTCTATTTTAAATGAATTGCCTACAGCATGCAGCTTATTTGCTATCTGGGAGAGCACTCGGCCTGCACTGAGCCACAGTGGAGATTGATGCGGTATGTTCACTTATTGACAGCATAAATAAGTTGATTATGGTTGCCAGCAGCTTGGAGAAAAGCTCAAGAATGCTTTCAATATTTTGGTTATTTCGACTAATGTACAAGAGGGGAACGGGAGATTTTTAAAAACCTCAGAAATATTTGTGTGCTTTAGTTTTTTTCGGCGGGTTGTTGACACTGGGGTCAGAATATTCCTGAACAGTCGATCAAGAACATCTAAGCTATGTACTTTTAAActactacttatttatttattgcagcgCAATTAGAACCTTTATTTAGTAGGTAGTGTGGTGGCTACCGTATGTATTTCCCTTATGGTAGGGGGTCGTAACGACAATATTTATAGAGAGGAAGTGCTTTCTTATCCCACTTCCGTATTATTTTCTCATCTGACGTCGTAAAACGTACCACCCCGGCTTAGATATTGCGCACCTATGCCATAATAACTTCAGTAAAGCATTGAGTCTGAAGAAAGTAATTTACGATAAGATTGTGAGATAATAACCGAGGATCATGACGTTATGTGATATAGACGGCTTCTTTGTCCTTTGAAAATTACATGTTCTatgttattaagtatttaattttaaatgtgtcTCAGATCATATCTTAAACGCCTGTTAAGGTATGAAAAGTAACTATTAGGTAATCTGTAGCTGAGTTACGAATTCTGAATATACATTAACCAgtataaaagcttttttttgtGAATCGACTATTATACGGTCGAGATGAGTCGACCTAATTTGTTCAAAGGTGCTATTACGAGTATAGAGAGTAATATAACTAAATTAAACAGTTTTCGGttccgacatagctcgcagaattgctaaaatcaagtggcagtgggcgggagcgcggggcatatagctcgtagagacgatggccgttggggcaggaaagttctcgagtggcgaccacgggctgggagacgtagcgtgggcaggcctcctactaggtggaccgacgatctggtaaaggtcgcgggaaaagcctggatgcgggcagcgcaggaccgttcattatggaaaaccttgggggaggcctttgtccagcagtggacgtcatttgactgaaacgaacgaacgaacggttAATTTCGACGTCTAATTTGTATTAAATAGatgtacttacttacctattgTCAGTGAAATTCTAACAGTGCGAAATCCTAACTCAAAAATGTGCATTAACAGGAGATTGGTCGGAAAAAAGCATGCGGTCTTTCATCATTTAATGgtattaaaatgttaaaaccCTCAAAAAATGACTTACACACTGTTAGAACTTCACCACGGACTTCACTGACGTTATGATACTTTATAACTTCTTACCTTATGAGAGATGATGGAGAACGTTTA comes from the Ostrinia nubilalis chromosome 17, ilOstNubi1.1, whole genome shotgun sequence genome and includes:
- the LOC135080225 gene encoding odorant receptor 10a-like, producing the protein MSRAKYVEKRHTFARIQRLLVGNSWEEFTILSVFAALLFGGVFIYMGTFSQLIYLSQVFPDKIKSFQAINCWSSTVVPLSKFIFMFTSSSRLRKIMELSREGLTAVSEHSSAHKQMLAILRKAHMVSWLVILNQCFTHFVYLILPVFFTILSNDRYLPTTPGDIYGIFSKYESPYYEISFTLTIIATLFSVINQTGYIVLFVVLLAHELGHFYAICEILNEIHGIVYNEGANSDPIKNNSHNEEKESLQLMTTEHSMTEIQKQKKIQELLVFCVKHHQFIMRFHAKIGDLYKVIFGAHFLIMVIVLVTTLQTMNSWGLINTALTGLTAVMPLVVYCFGGEMLISSSLAMADAVYACGWEGMRVKQARIVLLILCVAQHPLYYTAAGIFIMNRETFGDVAQVVYKIYAVFK